In Prunus dulcis chromosome 1, ALMONDv2, whole genome shotgun sequence, the following are encoded in one genomic region:
- the LOC117615532 gene encoding probable tRNA N6-adenosine threonylcarbamoyltransferase: MKKMIALGFEGSANKIGVGVTILSRCWGNNFVELAQRIHYPSRPRVPSLETAPHHLQHIHPLIKSALETAQITPKEIDCLCYTKGPGMGAPLQVAAIVVGVLSQLWKKPIVAVNHCSAHIEMGRIVTGAYDPVVLYVSVGTHRVLTLSNDPSPGYNIEQMQQSKQEERFNMQGRKNDNSDI, translated from the exons atgaagaagatgatagCTCTAGGGTTTGAGGGTTCAGCCAACAAGATTGGTGTTGGGGTAACAATTTTGTCGAGGTGTTGGGGTAACAATTTTGTCGAACTCGCTCAACGCATACATTACCCCTCACGGCCAAGGGTTCCTTCCCTCGAAACTGCACCGCACCATCTCCAACACATTCACCCGCTGATTAAATCTGCTTTGGAAACTGCCCAAATAACGCCCAAGGAAATTGATTGCCTTTGTTACACCAAGGGTCCTGGCATGGGAGCACCATTACAAGTTGCTGCCATTGTTGTTGGGGTTCTTTCACAGCTTTGGAAGAAGCCCATTGTTGCAGTTAATCATTGCAGTGCACATATTGAGATGGGAAGGATTGTGACAGGTGCATATGATCCTGTTGTGTTGTATGTCAGTGTGGGAACACACAG GGTACTAACACTCTCCAATGATCCAAGCCCTGGATATAACATTGAGCAG ATGCAACAATCTAAGCAAGAAGAGAGATTTAACATGCAAGGTCGGAAAAATGATAATTCTGATATCTGA
- the LOC117614323 gene encoding cell division cycle 20.2, cofactor of APC complex-like isoform X1 — MSTLRSQSRWCPLEQQLLQKRNSRENWDRFIPNRSAMDFDYAFYMLTHQGSSTRKGKENPPRYGVGYRKQLAEAMNMNRSRILAFKNKTPPPVELFPSNFSSDKPTESNPPKARRRYISQSADRTLDAPDLIDDYYLNLLDWGSSNVLAIALANKVYLWDATDDSTWELATFEDERGPVTSVNWAIDGRQIAIGLNNSEVELWDTAASSHVITLRGCHLSGVGSLAWNNHILTTGGMDGRIVNNDVRIGSHIVVETYRGHEQEVCGLKWSASGQQLASGGNDNLLHIWDNRSYSRTRWLHRLQDHTAAVKALAWCPFQRNLLASGGGGNDDGCIKFWNTHTGACLNSVDTGSEVCALLWNMNERELLSAHGFSQNQLTLWKYPSMFRIAELTGHTSTVLYMAQSPNGCTVASAAHETLKLWNVFGDPKEVKPAPKADPEPFAYLNRIH, encoded by the coding sequence ATGAGTACCTTGAGGTCACAGTCTAGGTGGTGCCCTCTTGAACAACAGCTTCTTCAGAAAAGGAATTCCCGAGAAAATTGGGACCGGTTCATACCAAACCGGTCCGCCATGGACTTTGATTATGCATTTTACATGCTTACTCATCAAGGTAGTAGTACTAGGAAAGGTAAGGAAAACCCACCTAGATATGGAGTAGGCTATAGGAAGCAGTTGGCTGAGGCCATGAACATGAACCGCAGTAGAATTCTTGCTTTCAAGAACAAGACTCCTCCCCCTGTAGAGCTCTTCCCAAGCAACTTCTCTTCAGATAAACCTACTGAATCAAACCCCCCAAAGGCACGAAGAAGATATATTTCTCAAAGTGCAGACAGAACACTTGATGCTCCCGACCTTATAGATGATTACTACCTTAATTTGTTGGATTGGGGAAGCTCCAATGTTCTTGCAATAGCTCTTGCAAACAAAGTTTATTTGTGGGATGCTACAGATGATTCTACTTGGGAACTGGCCACATTTGAGGATGAAAGGGGACCTGTTACCAGCGTCAACTGGGCTATTGATGGACGCCAGATTGCCATTGGACTGAACAATTCCGAAGTAGAGCTATGGGATACAGCTGCCAGTTCTCATGTGATAACCTTGAGAGGTTGCCACCTATCGGGAGTAGGCTCACTGGCATGGAACAATCACATTCTTACAACTGGAGGAATGGATGGCCGCATCGTTAACAATGATGTAAGAATTGGATCCCACATTGTTGTTGAGACATACAGAGGACATGAGCAAGAGGTTTGTGGGCTTAAATGGTCGGCTTCAGGCCAGCAATTAGCAAGTGGAGGAAATGATAACCTGCTCCATATATGGGACAACAGATCATATTCACGAACACGGTGGCTTCACAGGCTTCAAGACCATACAGCTGCTGTAAAAGCCCTTGCTTGGTGTCCTTTCCAGAGAAATTTGCTAGCTTCTGGTGGAGGTGGGAATGATGATGGGTGCATAAAGTTCTGGAACACTCACACAGGTGCATGCCTGAACTCTGTTGACACTGGCTCTGAGGTTTGTGCTTTGCTGTGGAATATGAATGAACGAGAGCTGCTTAGCGCACATGGGTTTTCTCAGAATCAGCTTACTCTTTGGAAATACCCATCAATGTTTAGAATTGCAGAACTCACTGGTCATACTTCTACAGTCCTTTATATGGCTCAGAGCCCAAATGGTTGCACAGTAGCATCAGCAGCTCATGAAACACTGAAGTTATGGAATGTTTTTGGAGACCCTAAGGAGGTTAAACCAGCTCCCAAAGCTGATCCTGAGCCTTTTGCCTATTTGAATCGTATCCACTGA
- the LOC117614323 gene encoding cell division cycle 20.2, cofactor of APC complex-like isoform X2, which yields MDFDYAFYMLTHQGSSTRKGKENPPRYGVGYRKQLAEAMNMNRSRILAFKNKTPPPVELFPSNFSSDKPTESNPPKARRRYISQSADRTLDAPDLIDDYYLNLLDWGSSNVLAIALANKVYLWDATDDSTWELATFEDERGPVTSVNWAIDGRQIAIGLNNSEVELWDTAASSHVITLRGCHLSGVGSLAWNNHILTTGGMDGRIVNNDVRIGSHIVVETYRGHEQEVCGLKWSASGQQLASGGNDNLLHIWDNRSYSRTRWLHRLQDHTAAVKALAWCPFQRNLLASGGGGNDDGCIKFWNTHTGACLNSVDTGSEVCALLWNMNERELLSAHGFSQNQLTLWKYPSMFRIAELTGHTSTVLYMAQSPNGCTVASAAHETLKLWNVFGDPKEVKPAPKADPEPFAYLNRIH from the coding sequence ATGGACTTTGATTATGCATTTTACATGCTTACTCATCAAGGTAGTAGTACTAGGAAAGGTAAGGAAAACCCACCTAGATATGGAGTAGGCTATAGGAAGCAGTTGGCTGAGGCCATGAACATGAACCGCAGTAGAATTCTTGCTTTCAAGAACAAGACTCCTCCCCCTGTAGAGCTCTTCCCAAGCAACTTCTCTTCAGATAAACCTACTGAATCAAACCCCCCAAAGGCACGAAGAAGATATATTTCTCAAAGTGCAGACAGAACACTTGATGCTCCCGACCTTATAGATGATTACTACCTTAATTTGTTGGATTGGGGAAGCTCCAATGTTCTTGCAATAGCTCTTGCAAACAAAGTTTATTTGTGGGATGCTACAGATGATTCTACTTGGGAACTGGCCACATTTGAGGATGAAAGGGGACCTGTTACCAGCGTCAACTGGGCTATTGATGGACGCCAGATTGCCATTGGACTGAACAATTCCGAAGTAGAGCTATGGGATACAGCTGCCAGTTCTCATGTGATAACCTTGAGAGGTTGCCACCTATCGGGAGTAGGCTCACTGGCATGGAACAATCACATTCTTACAACTGGAGGAATGGATGGCCGCATCGTTAACAATGATGTAAGAATTGGATCCCACATTGTTGTTGAGACATACAGAGGACATGAGCAAGAGGTTTGTGGGCTTAAATGGTCGGCTTCAGGCCAGCAATTAGCAAGTGGAGGAAATGATAACCTGCTCCATATATGGGACAACAGATCATATTCACGAACACGGTGGCTTCACAGGCTTCAAGACCATACAGCTGCTGTAAAAGCCCTTGCTTGGTGTCCTTTCCAGAGAAATTTGCTAGCTTCTGGTGGAGGTGGGAATGATGATGGGTGCATAAAGTTCTGGAACACTCACACAGGTGCATGCCTGAACTCTGTTGACACTGGCTCTGAGGTTTGTGCTTTGCTGTGGAATATGAATGAACGAGAGCTGCTTAGCGCACATGGGTTTTCTCAGAATCAGCTTACTCTTTGGAAATACCCATCAATGTTTAGAATTGCAGAACTCACTGGTCATACTTCTACAGTCCTTTATATGGCTCAGAGCCCAAATGGTTGCACAGTAGCATCAGCAGCTCATGAAACACTGAAGTTATGGAATGTTTTTGGAGACCCTAAGGAGGTTAAACCAGCTCCCAAAGCTGATCCTGAGCCTTTTGCCTATTTGAATCGTATCCACTGA
- the LOC117632277 gene encoding probable tRNA N6-adenosine threonylcarbamoyltransferase, which produces MKKMIALGFEGSANKIGVGVVTLDGTILSNPRHTYITPPGQGFLPRETAQHHLQHILPLIKSALETAQITPKEIDCLCYTKGPGMGAPLQVAAIVVRVLSQLWKKPIVAVNHCVAHIEMGRIVTGADDPVVLYVSGGNTQVIAYSEGRYRIFGETIDIAVGNCLDRFARVLTLSNDPSPGYNIEQLAKKGEQYIDLPYAVKGMDVSFSGILSYIEASAVEKLKNSECTPADLCYSLQENVFAMLVEITERAMAHCDKKDVLIVGGVGCNERLQEMMRIMCSERGGRLFATDDRYCIDNGAMIAYTGLLAFAHGASTPFEESTFTQRFRTDEVEAIWRLKEESEKLKRVHG; this is translated from the exons atgaagaagatgatagCTCTAGGGTTTGAGGGTTCAGCCAACAAGATTGGTGTTGGGGTTGTCACCTTAGATGGCACAATTTTGTCAAACCCACGCCACACATACATTACCCCTCCAGGCCAAGGGTTCCTTCCCCGCGAAACTGCACAACACCATCTCCAACACATTCTCCCGCTGATTAAATCTGCTCTGGAAACTGCCCAAATAACGCCCAAGGAAATTGATTGCCTTTGTTACACCAAGGGTCCTGGCATGGGAGCACCATTACAAGTTGCTGCCATTGTTGTTAGGGTTCTTTCACAGCTTTGGAAGAAGCCCATTGTTGCAGTTAATCATTGCGTTGCACATATTGAGATGGGAAGGATTGTGACAGGTGCAGATGATCCTGTTGTGTTGTATGTCAGTGGTGGGAACACACAGGTAATTGCATACAGTGAAGGGAGGTATCGAATCTTTGGAGAGACCATTGATATCGCTGTTGGAAATTGCTTGGATCGGTTCGCCAGGGTATTAACACTCTCCAATGACCCAAGCCCTGGATATAACATTGAGCAG CTTGCAAAGAAAGGAGAACAGTATATAGACCTTCCTTATGCTGTGAAAGGGATGGATGTGTCTTTTAGTGGAATTTTGAGCTACATTGAAGCCTCTGCTGTGGAGAAGCTCAAGAATAGCGAGTGCACCCCTGCAGATCTATGCTACTCACTCCAG GAAAATGTGTTTGCAATGCTTGTGGAGATAACGGAGCGTGCAATGGCACATTGTGACAAGAAAGATGTCCTTATTGTTGGCGGTGTAGGTTGCAACGAACGCTTGCAAGAGATGATGAGAATTATGTGCTCTGAACGGGGTGGAAGGTTGTTTGCAACTGATGATAGGTATTGTATTGATAACGGTGCCATGATTGCTTATACTGGTCTTCTTGCTTTTGCTCATGGTGCATCAACCCCGTTTGAGGAATCGACTTTTACGCAACGGTTCCGAACTGATGAAGTGGAAGCAATCTGGAGACTAAAAGAGGAGTCAGAAAAACTTAAACGGGTTCATGGATGA
- the LOC117632294 gene encoding protein FAR1-RELATED SEQUENCE 2-like: MEFSVDGDVSGEVVGSSAELEISRAGDENETGGSSIEGAFQLGQDDKMNQDSPGKDIIPQAVPVVSVVPADEPYVGQEFETEAAAHAFYNAYATRVGFIIRVSKLSRSRRDGSAIGRALVCNKEGYRMPDKREKIVRQRAETRVGCRAMILVRKVSSGKWVVTKFVKEHTHPLTPGKGRRDCIYDQYPNEHDKIRELSQQLAIEKKRAATYKRHLDLIFEHIEEHNESLSKKIQHIVESVKEIEGKEQQQHR; this comes from the exons A TGGAATTTTCGGTTGATGGTGATGTTAGTGGCGAGGTGGTAGGAAGTTCTGCTGAGCTAGAAATTAGTAGAGCAGGTGATGAAAATGAGACGGGTGGAAGTTCTATTGAAGGAGCATTCCAACTGGGTCAGGATGATAAAATGAATCAAGATTCTCCTGGAAAGGATATAATTCCACAAGCAGTTCCAGTTGTATCAGTGGTTCCAGCGGATGAGCCATATGTGGGTCAAGAGTTTGAAACCGAAGCAGCTGCACATGCATTTTATAATGCATATGCCACTCGTGTGGGATTCATAATTCGTGTAAGCAAACTCTCTCGATCACGGCGTGATGGATCTGCCATTGGTCGTGCACTTGTATGTAACAAAGAGGGTTATAGAATGCCTGACAAGCGCGAAAAAATTGTAAGGCAGAGAGCGGAGACCAGGGTCGGTTGCAGGGCAATGATTTTGGTGAGGAAAGTAAGTTCTGGTAAATGGGTCGTAACAAAATTTGTAAAGGAGCACACTCATCCTTTGACACCTGGGAAAGGTCGAAGGGATTGCATTTATGATCAATATCCG AATGAACATGACAAGATTCGGGAACTATCTCAGCAGCTGGCCATAGAGAAAAAGCGTGCTGCTACCTATAAAAGACATCTCGACCTAATATTTGAGCACATTGAAGAGCACAATGAGAGTCTTTCAAAGAAGATCCAACACATAGTAGAGAGTGTGAAGGAGATCGAAGGCAAAGAACAGCAACAACACAGATAG
- the LOC117621448 gene encoding uncharacterized CRM domain-containing protein At3g25440, chloroplastic — MARAVFGIAVRRASSILKSSPSKPLFLRSGFPTQEPIFFPPEHLPLPKPPNSSWVFRNLSHGTVNLVISQGKPKFEMHEIDPPKKEKWKTKKRFKLQRMREKQERKAANRKDPRRLGIKRKKRQKFATAEERIKYKLEKARIKEALLIERLKRYEVPKVQGPEVKPDDLTGEERFYMKKMAQKKSNYAPIGKRGIFGGVILNMHMHWKKHETVKVICKPCKPGQVHEYAQEIARLSGGIPIQIVGDDTIVFYRGKNYVQPKVMSPVNTLSKKKALEKFKYEQSLESVRHFIAIAEKELELYYRHIALYGDPNDRNPLSILDSPTEETKESGNLKILGKQKLDSTSDFFSAALSGTEADSSNSELSETDGSEHDNLSLSESDSEDDKIYSSDDEASTSKTQLFDFKHGRLERRRENLI, encoded by the exons ATGGCAAGAGCTGTGTTTGGTATTGCTGTTCGTAGAGCTTCTTCGATTCTCAAATCGTCACCTTCCAAACCTCTCTTCCTaag GTCAGGTTTTCCAACCCAAGAACCAATTTTCTTTCCACCCGAACACTTGCCTCTGCCAAAACCACCAAACTCATCATGGGTTTTCAGAAACTTGAGCCATGGAACGGTGAATTTGGTTATATCACAAGGGAAACCCAAGTTCGAGATGCACGAGATCGATCCTCCGAAAAAGGAGAAGTGGAAGACCAAGAAGAGGTTTAAGCTACAGAGAATGAGAGAGAAGCAGGAGAGAAAAGCGGCCAATAGGAAGGACCCACGTCGGCTCGGCatcaagaggaagaaaaggcAGAAGTTTGCCACTGCTGAGGAGAGGATCAAGTACAAGCTTGAAAAG GCTAGAATAAAGGAAGCTTTGCTGATTGAAAGACTTAAGAGGTATGAAGTTCCAAAAGTTCAGGGTCCTGAAGTAAAACCAGATGACTTGACAGGTGAGGAGCGGTTTTATATGAAGAAAATGGCCCAAAAGAAGTCTAATTATGCACCAATTGGCAAACGAGGAATTTTCGGAGGTGTTATTCTTAACATGCATATGCATTGGAAGAAACATGAAACCGTCAAGGTGATTTGCAAGCCGTGTAAACCTGGACAAGTACATGAATATGCCCAGGAAATTGCCAGACTGAGTGGTGGGATCCCAATTCAAATAGTTGGAGATGACACCATAGTATTTTATCGAGGAAAGAACTATGTGCAGCCAAAAGTTATGTCACCTGTAAATACTTTGTCCAAGAAAAAG GCACTGGAAAAGTTTAAGTACGAGCAATCTCTCGAGTCTGTGCGGCACTTCATTGCTATTGCAGAGAAAGAATTGGAGCTCTACTACAGGCATATTGCACTTTACGGTGACCCAAATGACAGAAATCCCTTGTCAATCTTGGATAGTCCAACAGAAGAGACCAAGGAATCAGGGAACCTTAAAATACTTGGAAAGCAAAAACTAGATTCCACTAGTGATTTCTTTTCCGCGGCTCTCTCAGGGACAGAAGCAGATTCTTCAAACTCTGAGCTATCAGAAACTGATGGTTCTGAACATGACAACTTATCACTAAGTGAATCAGATTCTGAAGATGACAAGATATATAGTTCTGATGATGAAGCAAGCACCTCGAAGACGCAACTGTTTGATTTTAAGCATGGGAGATTGGAACGTAGACgagaaaatttgatatga
- the LOC117621457 gene encoding probable fructokinase-4, with amino-acid sequence MANNGVPATGKGLIVSFGEMLIDFVPTESGVSLAEAPAFLKAPGGAPANVAIAVARLGGKAAFVGKLGDDEFGHMLAGILKQYGVTGEGILFDQGARTALAFVTLRADGEREFMFYRNPSADMLLKPDELNFELIKSAKVFHYGSISLIVEPCRSAHLKAMEVAKDAGALLSYDPNLRLPLWPSAEEARKQIMSIWEKADLIKISDVELEFLTGNPKIDDENALTLWKDNLKLLLVTLGEKGCRYYTKHFRGSVEAFHVKTVDTTGAGDSFVGALLAKIVDDQSILEDEQRLRGVLKFANACGAITTTKKGAIPALPSESEAFTLIKGA; translated from the exons ATGGCTAACAATGGCGTACCGGCGACCGGAAAAGGCCTGATTGTGAGTTTCGGCGAGATGCTGATCGACTTTGTGCCCACTGAATCGGGCGTTTCGCTGGCGGAGGCTCCGGCCTTCCTCAAGGCCCCCGGTGGTGCTCCTGCTAACGTGGCGATTGCTGTGGCCCGCCTCGGCGGGAAGGCTGCGTTCGTCGGAAAACTCGGCGACGACGAGTTCGGCCACATGCTCGCCGGCATCCTGAAGCAATACGGCGTCACCGGAGAGGGCATCCTCTTCGATCAGGGCGCCCGCACCGCCCTGGCCTTCGTGACCCTACGCGCCGACGGAGAGCGCGAGTTCATGTTCTACCGCAACCCTAGCGCCGATATGCTGCTCAAGCCCGACGAGCTCAACTTCGAGCTCATCAAATCC GCCAAGGTGTTCCACTATGGATCCATAAGCTTGATTGTGGAGCCATGCAGATCAGCCCATCTAAAGGCAATGGAGGTGGCCAAAGATGCCGGTGCATTACTCTCCTACGACCCGAACCTGCGGCTGCCGCTGTGGCCGTCTGCGGAGGAGGCACGCAAGCAGATTATGAGCATATGGGAGAAGGCTGATTTGATCAAGATTAGCGATGTGGAGCTTGAGTTCCTCACAGGTAACCCTAAAATTGATGATGAGAATGCATTGACTCTGTGGAAGGACAACTTGAAGCTCCTCCTCGTCACTCTTGGTGAGAAAGGTTGCAGATACTACACCAAG CATTTCCGGGGATCCGTGGAAGCCTTCCATGTCAAAACAGTGGACACTACTGGTGCTGGTGATTCATTTGTGGGTGCCCTCCTTGCAAAGATTGTTGATGACCAATCTATTCTTGAA GATGAGCAAAGGTTGAGAGGGGTGCTGAAATTTGCAAATGCATGTGGAGCCATTACAACCACCAAGAAGGGAGCAATCCCTGCCCTTCCCAGCGAGTCTGAAGCCTTCACCCTAATCAAGGGAGCTTAG